In Larimichthys crocea isolate SSNF chromosome VII, L_crocea_2.0, whole genome shotgun sequence, the genomic stretch CCGTGTGTGGGACCTCAAAGATGATGGTATGTAGATGAAGCTTTCACTCTTTGTACTGAGGTGAGCAGACATTGTGTTCCTTCAGCTGAGCTGCTTTTGGAAGTGTAAAGAACAACCCAGCTTAAGCctggtggggggaaaaaaaggatatATGACTCATTATGTGTGGCTCGGACAGTAAAGAGCACGGCGTTCTGCTTCATCTGAGATAATGTTGTGTCTCGTAGGTAATATGGTGAAGGTTTTGCGGGGGCATCACAACTGGGTGTACTGCAGCGCCTTCTCCCCTGACTGCTCCATCCTGTGCTCAGTCGGCGCCGGCAAAGCAGTACGTACACATGTTCCCTTTTACctcttttgtttggtttgctAGCTAATCTGTGTGCAATTGCTTGTGACCAGTTATGCTCAATCAGcctacaaatgaaaaaaaacataacttcCCATCTGCCCTGCCCTCCATTTCCACCTAGAACAAACTGCTGTGAGCTACCTGCACTtagattctgtttggtttttgATTGAAGTGGGGAAAAAAGCCTTGGTGTTCTGAAGTTTGCATGCCGTGcagactgtttttaaaaaaatatgtttatgtgtgtatatatatttctatattcaTCATATAATACAAATAGCAGTGGAATATCTTTAAATGACTGCAGCAGGGGAATCTCTAAAGTAACTTTCCTTTTATATAATCATGCTGACTTGGTTCCCCATATTTCTTCAGCCCTTAAGGCACACATGTTTCTGGAGCTTGATTCATAGACTGGCCACCATGAGTTCACCTTAACTCCAATGTTGCAGCTGTATATCACTCTGAACATGGTGGTAATGGTAGACATGGTAGTAGGTTTGTTAGGCTGTGTGTGTCCCTACAGTGTGTGTCTTGCTCTCCCTGTCACAGGTGGTGgcagagctcagtgtgtgaTTGGTTTTGAACGGAGCGCCGCGCTGACATTTTGAGCAGCCGGTGTAAACCGGGGACGCACAGTGCACAATGCCCAAAGGCCTGGCCAGGGGCAGCCTGGCACCTGACCCGCAAGGTCAATCTGTACGTAggtgctgctctgtgtctgtctacCTCTGCTGTCGCAGTTCctctaattattttaatttcagttcaaGACTATCATTAAACTGGTTATGAAATACTCCTCTATCCCCCctcacccctccacctctctcccaAACCCACTTCCACTCCCCTCTCCCCATCTTTAAATAGCACTGTCAACTGTCAGCACACACTAGCTTCTCTTCTGTTAGTAGGATTTCTGTTCCTGTCAGTTTAAATGAATCTCTTGTAGCATACAGTGTAGCATTGTTATGCTGCCAATGGCAAGTTAGAGAAAACCCAGACAGTTTAACACCCAGCCAGCCTGCACGATCcttcactgtcagtgttttcacatgttaAAGCAGCTTCTTTTATCAAGCAGCTTTCACATCATTGAGAATAGATAAAGAAATGAGCAGAGCTTTTGTATAATCCTGCAGTTATtgagaaaaacagcagacaaatTGGCCAGTTATGTTGTAACTCCCCATCTTCAGTTGTTCTATGGCTTTTTATTAAGAACTCTTGAGTTTCTGTTGTTGGCAGCAGCCGTGGAAGAACATAAATTACACGGTTTCTCCACATTTATCCAGCAGCTTACTtgagatggaaaaacaaatttaTGTGTTAAACTTCAATTGAGGAAACTAGAAAATGAGGAAACTAGAATAGCTGGAATAGAGGAAGAAGCACCCCTCCCCCCATCAGACTGAAGCATTAGCCTGCATGTGACTGTTTTCCATTTCTCCAACAAGTGACAACAAGTTCTAGAACTGCATAGATAGATATGATACTATCAATTCAGACCATGTCtgtctttaaaacaaaagactTCCACAGACTTTTCTACGTGTGTGtagaatgtgtgtgagtgtacagaatgtatgtgtgcatatgtgtatttGCCAGAGGTATCAACCCTTTGGCCATAAAATATTCTTTTCTCTTGCAGTATCTGTCTCTCTTCGTAGGCTTCTGCCGGAGGTGGGAGCCtactgtaaacacagtgaaCTAAAACTCTGAAAGGGGAAACCAGTGGAGTAACATTATGTTACCTTAAGTTACtacctgttttattttcttttttctagaCTTTTCCTGTTAAAATCATGACAGTCTTTATATTATTAGTATACTACTAGTGTATCTATTACGTATGTAATTATGTATTTACAGATGTATACATTTGAGTTGTGATATTGTAGTTTAATACTGTTCTATAATCTAAACTTTTGGAATGTTAATGTAGGTTAAGTGTTGCATTTTGACATAGCCTTGCTGCTTGAGTAGCATgtgctcttttgtttgtttggcctgCTTAAAGGTTCCAAAGCTTTACAATGACAGAACTTGAGCATAACTGTTTAATTCTCTTTTAATTCATGTTGCttaatttaagttttaaatgctttatttgCATATAGTAATGATAAGAGAGCACATACTCCACCAAATCACTGCACAGGCTATAACAGTCCCCTCTTCCCATTGCAGGTGTTCCTATGGAACATGGATAAGTACAAGTTGATCCGGAAGCTGGAGGGGCACCACAATGATGTGGTGTCTTGTGAGTTCTCTCCAGACGGGGCGCTGTTGGCCACTGCCTCGTATGACACCCGGGTCATCGTGTGGGACCACCACAAGGCCACCATCCTGCTGGAACTAGGGTATGAAATGCACATAATATGGGGTCTGGGGGGACCGGGGAGGGTTTGCTGCCCGGAAATGAATTCTAATTCATAACCGCACAGGTcagggtggggggtgggggggtatTCCAACTGTTTTGAAGTCAACTGTTGCCGGAGCTTTCAGCTGTATCTCATGGTCTTCCTCAGCAGAGTGTTTGTTGTTATGAGATGTGGTTGAAGGACATGGTAAAAGCTCGTAAGTGAGCCTTGCTCAGGCTTCACACTACTACatcatattgtttatttatcaaTATATTTGGGCTTATGTAACATTAGTCTAACAGTGGTCACACTTGCTAATTCCAGCGTAATGGTAAATACTAGAACATGGTGCTCCAACAGCACGGGTGGAGCAGAGTGGATGTTGATTGTACAGCAGTATCTATCTGTAtctttgctaacattagctactggtcatattgtttattttgaacTTTTCCTGATACCGATGCCCTTCTTGAACTCTCTCCAGccatctctttcctcctccatcacctatTTTCGCTGGAGGTGCAAATGACCGCTGGGTTCGCTCTGTGAGCTTCTGCCCTGATGGCCGCCACATCGCCAGCATTACTGatgacaggtgagacacagaatTAGCTGAAAGGTTCCTTTAGCCCGCCGCTGTTTCCACCGCCTCCTCCAGGCCTGCTGATATTAGGCTAATTATTACCCTGCTAAGTTTAGTGGTGGAGTTTTCAGgctgaaacaaacatgtaaacatgctgaCCTTAAGTATAAACCTTCAAATACAACATTGTTAAAAACTGTTCTAGGACGTTAGCTGTATCAGCATGAGCGTTTGTTTCAGCAGTAGATAAACGAGTGCACTGTTTGTAACACAGTGTTCAAATGGTGAACGAGCAGTGAGTCCAGGACGAGCCCCCTGAGACCATGTTTGTTCACTCAAATCTGTTCATGCACACCGCTGATGTGTCAACAGCACAGCAGAAGAAAAGCTTCACTGTTTGCTGCAGCTTGTTTTTAAGCCTTGGAGTCATGAGAGCACATAGCTACTGTATGTTGGTCTGTTGGGACAGGTCACATGACTATCACAAGGTAGCTATTAATTCCTCTGTCTGGGCCAAAGACTGAACTGTTGATCTGCAAAATGGAGgctgtggagggaaaaaagcaagaaaacacatgaagagCTCCAAATGAACAGAGAGGTATGCGTGAGCTGGAACTGACTGTAACATTACCATGAAGATGCCTCTTCTCAAAAAGTCTCATCATTCCaaagctcatcatcatcatcatcatctggaATAAGTTATGAACAAGCAATAATCCATCCGGGTCATCTAGCGCCACTACCAGGCAAACAACCATTTAGTTTGAACTGTTCCAGTCTGCGCTCATTCACTCCCAACAGTGTACCAACAGTACAAATAGTTAGCTGTAATCAGGTAGCAGTGCCCACACCTGCAGTGTCTGTTGGTGGTTCAGCTTGTTTCCCTCCATGCTGCCTTCTTTCCTcccatattttatattcataaatCAGATTGATGAAGCTCCAAGATAATACTGGACTTTTATCGCaagttgaaatattttcaaCTGGTTCAGTCACGTCAGTGTGTTCACAGTAGGGGTTGCatgacttcagatttttttaagtcGACACTTATGAAAGTCGAGTCGACGTTGACCAGTTGCTGGTGACGTCTTTGATAAATTTTTTTCAGTAATTAAAAAATTACAGGAGGAGGGAATGCTTTGCAATAATCTGTATTCGCTGACAATGGACAGCTGTTACACAGAATTTGTGCAGAACAGCAAGCATCAGGTatcaacaacaagcagcaactCAACTGTTAAATTTTCTGTAACATACCTACATGTTATTTTCGGCTACATCTCCCATATAGGCgaagtggaaaacaaaatactgtactGAACAgtttgtgaggaaaacaacacacagacaagagcCTGAAAGCCTAGTCATCATCACAGTCCTGCTCAGTCACAGTTTTCGTTTTTCGATCCTGGTTTGTGTGCAAGAACACAAGTGCATCTACGTGCGCTGGGTGAAGGCTCGCCCGCTGTCGCGTGATGTTATTTCCAGCCAGTGAAAAAATCCTCTTGCTCGGTGTGCTTGTCGCTGGGACAGCCAGGTAACGTTTGCACAACTTGGCCAAACAGGGAAATCTATCCTCGTTCTGGGCCCACCAGTGCAGCGGGTTCTGATGAATTTTGTTTACGGTGATTAGCGACTACTCGACATCAAGCTCTAAACGTCATTGTGGAGTAGTGACTAGTGACTAGTCTGTACAACCCCTAGTTCACAGcagggaaaagaaaatgtagtgCCAGTGTGGGTCAGGCTCATAAAACCTGTCtcctacattacccataatgACATCTTTTCATTAGACTCTCTCTGCCTGCTAAATTCTCCTGTCTCTGACACCTTGAGGCTATTTGTTCTAGATTTGGACAACTCATACAGTGTGTTGAGGTTGATTTCTTGTAGTTTGACACAGGCTGATACAGTGGAATGTCAGCGGTAGCCCGTTCAGAATATGGCGGCTGTACAGGCAGCTGTCTTGAAGGAACACTCCTGATAgtaactttttaaaattccaCTAGCTGGTTGGTGCATGTTTTTAGTACATGGCAGCGATGTTATCAGGTTTTATTCACCTTCACCCTCAGTAGGAATCTGCTGTGGATAGTTACCATGGGCAGTCCTCTGGTTTGTTTGACGTGTGGATTgtgactgcagtgttttgtgtctctgctcaGGCTGGTGCGTTTCTGGAGCATCGAGGAACGAGCTCCTCAGGCCATCGCCTCTCTGTCCAATGGCCTCTGCTGTGCCTTCTCTGCTGAAGGAAGTGTCCTTGCTGCTGGGTAAGATACTTTcatgttcagacacacacacacacacaccctaaacACACAGATCATTTCACATCACCTCGGTCACACCTATCAACTCCCACCTTATGATAGAGCAGTCAAAGAAACCAGTTCTCCATGTTGTCACTGTGCTGTTCATCATGTTTCTTAAGTGTTGCTTTGAACTTTTCTACTCAACTCACCCATAATGCAACAGAGCAGTCTTGTGACTGgctcctgatgatgatgatgatgatgatttcttTTCTCCTGAAGGACTCGGGATGGTAGTGTGCACTTCTGGGAGTGTCCTCGTAGCGTAGCCAGTCTGCAGCACATGAGCAGGATGGCCCTTCGCCGCGTGATGACCACCCAGCAGGTGGAGACCTTGGCCATTCCCACGCCACTCCGTGACTACCTGACCTACAAAGTCATctaatccccccccccctccccgcctCAGCACCAGCTCATGCAACTGCACCTtcagctgcatgctgggaaaCCAATGAATCCTGAAAAAGAACAGTTTTTCATCAAACTCTGAACAAACACAAGTGATCAGGACAGGAGCAAGATTTCAGTCTGCTGAAACCTCATGCTAGTCTCACCCCCCCCAGCACCTTCACGTCCAGCaggatgttgttgtgttgtgtgcatCTCTTTAAAGAAGTGCTTTAGTAAATGAGTGTGCTGGAGCCAGCGCACCACCTCTAGGTGGACATAGTGATTTCTCTCTTATCTCAGTGTGGCACCTGTAAGTGTTCCTGTTCCAGAGCTCCTGTTCCAGGTGGCTCCACCAGGATCAGTACAGCGTTCATCTATTCTTCTGACTGCAAACAGCTGTTGCACTTGTGAGAAGCTTTGCTGTGGAGCTTGCTCTTAATatcagctttctgtttgcaagTGTGTGGGCTAAAGGGAAGAGGCACATGGGAGGTTTCGAGGATGCAGGGTTTTGAAGGCTAATAGTCCGATCTGTGGGAGTACACTAAATTATTGTCATGGCATAAAAGAATAAACAGTGAAGCACTTGTATTCCTCTGAAACAGTATTTACTCACCAGAAAAAATCAGAGCGTCTCAATCACACCAGAAGTTAGCTACTGTGGGCTAGCATGCTAACATCCAGCCTGTTAGAACCCTCACGATCAGCCGACAAACCACACAAAATGAAACCTTGAGATGCCAAAGATGTGTCAACACTCTAAAGTTTCTTTTTCCACtgtaaactgaaaaacaaattgaaGGGGAGCTCATCAGAAAATGCAGCCTTATTCTGGGCCTGAGAAATCCTGCATCATCGCTCATGTTGTATGTTACACCACCCATTGGATTATTAccagaggatgtgtgtgtgtgtgtgtgtgtgtgtgtgtgtgcgtgcgtgtgtgtgtgtgtgtgtgtgtgtgtgtgtgggcagtgtTGTTTGATGACTTCACACTCAGCTGCAGCGTCTATCTTCAGTATATTTGAACTTTGTACAGAAGCCTGTATAGAGGTCTGTgtgatatgtatgtgtgtatatacaaaACTGTATCATGTATATAAACATATCAAGTTTTAAgcctttttcacttttttttgtcatttatataaatttcattattataattattattattgttattgtgtttttgtactttgttcattttgttctccttttaaatgtgaaaatctaCAAACGTTGTACAGCTCAGTCCAGAATGAAGGTtgtatttcatcatttcatgtctGTACTGGTCAGACGTGTGGCAGTTGCAGTGCTATGCGCCCAGTAACGGTAGAATTTACAACCTAACCAACCAATCACTTGCCAGCCTCTGTCACCCTTTGTTAAAGACTTTCGTGTTCACTGAACTCTTGATAGAAATATGCAAGGTCATCCAAACTGACTTAAAGATGTCAGTCTTCTATTTCTTTGAGTTTTTAATGAGATGAGCTGTGACGAAGTGAGCCTTTAATGTTGTCCTGATTGTGCGTACATAGGAAGGCAGATGCAGAGCAGCGGTCAATCATTCTTGGCAATAAGTTCTCAGTCAATGCCAAAgcttattattttcacattgtttctGAACATGTTTGCTTGTTCTCAGTTTTCTGTTGAGAGGTGTTTGTGAATCTGAACGGGGGTTAGCATCACGTGTTCTGTTTGTGTAACCATGGagatgagagacaaacacagtcCTGCCTCAGTCACAAACAGAATGAAGCagtaaatatatcaaatatatgaatgtatacAATTCCTGCAATTTTCTTGTAACTCTGTTtatagtttaaataaagttttgtttttttttggcataatTCTGGTGGTTATGGTTATTTGACAGAGTCTCAGTCTCCTCCTGTGGGTGACATGAATTACCATGCATGAATACGAACTCAAAGAATCACAGTTCAGCTTTGACGGATCACATTTGGACAGGCTGCTTTGACAGTGGAGCTCCACTTCACTGTCCTGAAGCTATTCCgtctctttgtgtttggtgttgatGGTGGACAGCACTGTCTAACACGTCCAAAATCTCCATCAGGCGTGAGGTGACAGGACACTGTCACACTCGTCAGCTGTTCCATTCAATTTTGACACAGTTAAATCAGGATGTTTCTCCCATGATGGCTTATTGACTCATTTGTTCTCTGCTGCATGTCGTGTTACCACATTATGATTCTTTGCACCGTTGGTACGTTGATTCCTGTGGCACTTTCTGTGTGAAGACCAGTATCTGTGTGGAGAGCAGCTTGCACAAtgtttttgtgcctgtgtgtattattaataaatcctgGCTTGTCATGTGACAGACGAAAGCCCCGCAGTAGCCGTGTCAGACGTGTCAACATTTAAACGGTACTTTGCAGAAGTGAACTGAGAGCAGATTACTAAACAGTGATTACTGTAAAGTCTATCTGGCAATTCATGTTCAGATCAGAGTtcagtaatctgattacatccTAGTCCAGATTTGAATCGTTGTTATTGTTTAAGACAGTTAGACTGTGAAGCTGTTGGCTGTTGTTCACTCTAGGAAGTCACTGAATGtcagaaatgttatttataCACATAGTAATGGACATTACCAAAGGTATGCCTACTACATGCTTTACTATagtataatacaatatatatcaaatatatatgtGGTACAGTATGGATGTGTTAATAAATTAAGTTGGGACTCAAATAGGGACTACACATTTGACATACatgccacagacacacacagtaacacagtgaCTTACTGGTTATACAGGCAGTGTGCAGACAAACACTGCAGGGCTCAAAGAGTATCTGTGGCAGTTGCGACTGCAGGAAAAGTACATTACAGCCTTCAGGGACCCTCCTATCAGCCCAGTGGAAATCTACCAGCAGCTCACACGCCCGCACAGCTCTGTGCTTAGTGTGCACATGACCTGTGATCGGGTTTATTATTGACCTGCCCTGTTAATACCTGCAGTTAAACATTAGGGAGAAGGACACAACAAAGTAGCACATAGATCAAAGAGCTCAGTTTTATGTAGGAACACAGATCTTTTCATGTGCCGAGTAATAAAGATTTAATACACTATATTTATCCATACAAGGCTTTACAAGGCACCAGTACAGACAACTTCAGGCAGCTAATTGACACATGAAATGGTCCATTTACCCCAAACCTCTGAGCTCAACTTTGAAAGTGCTAACTTTCACCAAAAGAAGTGCACGCATCACATAGCTGTGGTAGCTTTGGGGGGGTGTGTGCCTCAAACAGGCCTGGATGTGCACGCAGGTCACGTaatgtttttccactttttccACAAGTACGTGCTGTGAGTGCAAAATTTCACAATTGAATTAGTAATGTGTCTCTCCGAGGTGCGTATCACTGTCATGTGACTGCATAAGCATCTGCGACTCAGTGAAAGAGACATTTCAACAAACAGAGGAAGTGAGTCACTGCGGTGTTATGGGCTCTCAAGGACAGGAGGGTGGTGCTGTCAGCatgcagcaagaaaaaaaacaaccacagatcttcagcttcagctcttcTC encodes the following:
- the wsb1 gene encoding WD repeat and SOCS box-containing protein 1 isoform X1, with product MASFPDSVNENDIGKAKFIGELLVPVAPFDQKSGREAWTVAFAPNGSYVAWSQGHRTVRLIPWTKCLKNFSMGHGGEGTNASSPRHLSCQNSNRGQVIPAAGEPREHTIDCGDIVWGLAFGSSVPEKQSRCVNIEWHRFKFGQDQLLLATGLNNGRIKIWDVYTGKLLLNLMDHTDIVRDLTFAPDGSLMLVSASRDKTLRVWDLKDDGNMVKVLRGHHNWVYCSAFSPDCSILCSVGAGKAVFLWNMDKYKLIRKLEGHHNDVVSCEFSPDGALLATASYDTRVIVWDHHKATILLELGHLFPPPSPIFAGGANDRWVRSVSFCPDGRHIASITDDRLVRFWSIEERAPQAIASLSNGLCCAFSAEGSVLAAGTRDGSVHFWECPRSVASLQHMSRMALRRVMTTQQVETLAIPTPLRDYLTYKVI
- the wsb1 gene encoding WD repeat and SOCS box-containing protein 1 isoform X2; amino-acid sequence: MGHGGEGTNASSPRHLSCQNSNRGQVIPAAGEPREHTIDCGDIVWGLAFGSSVPEKQSRCVNIEWHRFKFGQDQLLLATGLNNGRIKIWDVYTGKLLLNLMDHTDIVRDLTFAPDGSLMLVSASRDKTLRVWDLKDDGNMVKVLRGHHNWVYCSAFSPDCSILCSVGAGKAVFLWNMDKYKLIRKLEGHHNDVVSCEFSPDGALLATASYDTRVIVWDHHKATILLELGHLFPPPSPIFAGGANDRWVRSVSFCPDGRHIASITDDRLVRFWSIEERAPQAIASLSNGLCCAFSAEGSVLAAGTRDGSVHFWECPRSVASLQHMSRMALRRVMTTQQVETLAIPTPLRDYLTYKVI